In one Streptomyces venezuelae genomic region, the following are encoded:
- a CDS encoding SCP2 sterol-binding domain-containing protein, translating to MADDISKIAELDFAGVTPEEFARIVKGLSSKQFTRLAEDGTLRGRILQEVFGRMERQFKPEAAASVTALIRWKITGSGGNEDVVYETDIADGTCVVREGQSEAKPRVTLVLADAEFLKLVSGNVGPVALFMMRKVRVVGDVALAAGLTRYFDIPKV from the coding sequence GTGGCGGACGACATCAGCAAGATCGCCGAACTCGACTTCGCCGGCGTCACGCCCGAGGAGTTCGCGCGCATCGTGAAGGGGCTCTCCAGCAAGCAGTTCACCCGACTCGCCGAGGACGGCACGTTGCGCGGACGCATCCTCCAGGAAGTCTTCGGGCGGATGGAACGACAGTTCAAGCCCGAGGCCGCGGCATCCGTGACCGCGCTCATCCGTTGGAAGATCACCGGCAGCGGCGGCAACGAAGACGTGGTGTACGAGACGGACATCGCCGACGGCACGTGTGTCGTGCGCGAGGGCCAGTCAGAGGCGAAGCCGCGGGTCACGCTCGTGCTGGCCGACGCCGAGTTCCTCAAACTGGTGTCCGGGAACGTGGGTCCCGTCGCGCTGTTCATGATGCGCAAGGTACGGGTCGTGGGTGATGTGGCGCTGGCCGCGGGGCTCACCCGGTACTTCGACATTCCCAAGGTCTGA
- a CDS encoding alpha/beta fold hydrolase → MDLRLPRPRLSVPSGPRRLIAAVAAVAVLAGVGTWSAVASEDGGPAVRRTDRMMDTGGARIDTSYFTAGDPDTKRPAILIGHGFGGSKADVRKQAEDLAQDGYAVLTWSARGFGKSTGRIGLNDPKGEVADARKLIDWLATRPEVQLDKDGDPRVGMTGASYAGAVSLLTAGYDRRVDAVAPQITYWNLADALFPDGVFKKLWAGLFINTGGGCEKFEKRLCAMYERVAEAGKPDAEAREMLAERSPAAVGDRIKVPTFLAQGQTDSLFPLGQGDAIAKAVRANGAPVSVDWIAGGHDGGDREQDRVEGRVDDWFDRYLKDDKSADTGPAFRVTRTGGVDSTDGAARKRGASADAYPGLESGTRAIPLRGREQTFDNPAGASPPAISGLPGVGGSRLSQFASLGVGISVDFPGQFAKFDSAPVRDDLRITGSPTVRAHVKSSGDDAVLFAKVYDVSPDGKQQVLPSQLVSPLRVTDARQGKDVELRLPAVDHKVQKGHHLRLALSSTDFGYASPNTPAKYTVSLNGDLKVPTAPGVDTAAAPLPAWVWWLPAAGAALALGLLVTARRRTTAPAPDPALAEVPLRITDLSKRYAKSTDRYAVRDVSFTVEKGQVLGLLGPNGAGKTTTLRMLMGLIRPDAGEIRVFGQAIRPGAPVLSRVGAFVEGAGFLPHLSGRENLELYWKATGRPAEDAHLEEALEIAGLGDALARAVRTYSQGMRQRLAIAQAMLGLPDLLILDEPTNGLDPPQIREMREVIIRYARGGRTVIVSSHLLAEVEQSCTHLVVMDRGRLVQAGPVAEIVGSGDTLLVGLAEDIPDPLVEKVAALPGVASAVRADDGLLVRLDGTEHASAVRLLPELVRLDVPVESMGPHRRLEDAFLTLIGGTTA, encoded by the coding sequence ATGGATCTACGACTGCCCAGGCCAAGGTTGTCCGTGCCGAGCGGTCCGCGCAGGCTGATCGCCGCCGTGGCCGCCGTCGCGGTGCTCGCCGGTGTGGGCACGTGGTCGGCGGTCGCCTCGGAGGACGGCGGGCCCGCCGTGCGGCGCACCGACCGCATGATGGACACCGGCGGCGCCCGGATCGACACCTCGTACTTCACGGCGGGCGACCCGGACACCAAACGCCCCGCGATCCTCATCGGGCACGGCTTCGGCGGCAGCAAGGCCGACGTCCGCAAGCAGGCGGAGGACCTGGCCCAGGACGGGTACGCGGTCCTGACCTGGTCCGCGCGCGGCTTCGGGAAGTCCACCGGCAGGATCGGGCTCAACGACCCGAAGGGCGAGGTCGCCGACGCCCGCAAGCTCATCGACTGGCTGGCGACCCGCCCCGAGGTGCAGCTCGACAAGGACGGCGACCCGCGCGTGGGCATGACCGGCGCCTCGTACGCGGGAGCGGTGTCCCTGCTCACCGCCGGGTACGACCGGCGGGTGGACGCCGTCGCCCCCCAGATCACGTACTGGAACCTCGCCGACGCCCTGTTCCCCGACGGCGTCTTCAAGAAGCTGTGGGCCGGCCTCTTCATCAACACCGGTGGCGGCTGCGAGAAGTTCGAGAAGCGGCTGTGCGCCATGTACGAGCGGGTCGCCGAGGCCGGCAAGCCGGACGCGGAGGCACGCGAGATGCTCGCCGAGCGCAGCCCGGCCGCCGTCGGCGACCGCATCAAGGTGCCGACGTTCCTCGCCCAGGGTCAGACCGACTCCCTCTTCCCGCTCGGCCAGGGCGACGCCATCGCCAAGGCGGTCCGCGCGAACGGCGCGCCCGTCTCCGTCGACTGGATCGCGGGCGGCCACGACGGCGGCGACCGCGAACAGGACCGCGTCGAAGGCCGCGTCGACGACTGGTTCGACCGCTACCTGAAGGACGACAAGAGCGCCGACACGGGCCCCGCGTTCCGCGTCACCCGCACCGGAGGCGTCGACTCCACCGACGGCGCGGCCCGCAAGCGCGGTGCGAGCGCCGACGCGTACCCGGGCCTGGAGAGCGGCACGCGCGCGATCCCGCTGCGCGGCCGCGAGCAGACCTTCGACAACCCGGCGGGCGCCAGCCCGCCCGCCATCTCCGGGCTCCCCGGCGTCGGCGGCAGCCGCCTCTCCCAGTTCGCCTCGCTCGGCGTCGGCATCTCCGTGGACTTCCCCGGACAGTTCGCCAAGTTCGACTCGGCGCCCGTCCGCGACGACCTCCGCATCACCGGCTCGCCGACCGTCCGCGCCCACGTGAAGTCCTCCGGCGACGACGCGGTGCTCTTCGCGAAGGTGTACGACGTCAGCCCCGACGGCAAGCAGCAGGTCCTGCCCTCGCAGCTCGTCTCGCCCCTCCGCGTCACGGACGCCCGGCAGGGCAAGGACGTCGAACTGCGGCTGCCCGCCGTCGACCACAAGGTGCAGAAGGGCCACCACCTGCGCCTCGCCCTCTCCTCGACCGACTTCGGCTACGCGTCGCCGAACACACCCGCCAAGTACACCGTCTCCCTGAACGGCGACCTGAAGGTGCCGACCGCGCCCGGCGTGGACACCGCGGCCGCGCCGCTGCCCGCCTGGGTCTGGTGGCTGCCCGCCGCCGGCGCCGCGCTCGCCCTCGGCCTGCTCGTCACCGCACGCAGGCGCACCACCGCGCCCGCCCCCGACCCGGCCCTCGCGGAAGTCCCGCTCCGGATCACCGACTTGAGCAAGCGCTACGCCAAGTCCACCGACCGGTACGCGGTCCGTGATGTCTCCTTCACCGTCGAGAAGGGCCAGGTGCTCGGCCTCCTGGGACCGAACGGCGCGGGCAAGACGACGACCCTGCGCATGCTCATGGGCCTCATCCGCCCCGACGCGGGCGAGATCCGCGTCTTCGGGCAGGCCATCAGGCCCGGCGCGCCCGTCCTCTCCCGCGTCGGCGCGTTCGTCGAGGGAGCGGGCTTCCTGCCGCACCTCTCCGGCCGCGAGAACCTGGAGCTGTACTGGAAGGCGACCGGCCGCCCCGCCGAGGACGCCCACCTGGAAGAGGCCCTGGAGATCGCGGGCCTCGGCGACGCGCTCGCCCGCGCCGTGCGGACGTACTCCCAGGGCATGCGGCAGCGCCTCGCCATCGCCCAGGCCATGCTCGGCCTGCCGGACCTGCTGATCCTCGACGAACCGACCAACGGCCTCGACCCGCCCCAGATCCGCGAGATGCGCGAGGTCATCATCCGGTACGCGCGCGGCGGCCGCACCGTCATCGTCTCCAGCCACCTCCTCGCCGAGGTCGAGCAGTCCTGCACGCACCTGGTCGTCATGGACCGCGGCCGACTCGTCCAGGCGGGCCCGGTCGCCGAGATCGTCGGCTCCGGGGACACGCTCCTCGTCGGACTCGCGGAGGACATCCCCGACCCGCTGGTGGAGAAGGTCGCCGCACTGCCCGGCGTCGCGTCGGCGGTCCGCGCGGACGACGGCCTCCTGGTGCGGCTCGACGGCACCGAGCACGCGAGCGCCGTACGCCTGCTGCCCGAACTGGTCCGCCTCGACGTACCGGTGGAGTCCATGGGCCCGCACCGCCGCCTGGAGGATGCGTTCCTCACCCTGATCGGAGGCACCACCGCATGA
- a CDS encoding vWA domain-containing protein, translating to MGTRRSGRAGRMRQGVLAMAVAGGLALAGCVGGDADRTSGDGGEKRDSAPMPAPAPALPNGGASQAPGEQQGQDQREFAPDHLSTFALDVDTASYGFARRTLAEGRLPDPSTVRPEEFVNSFRQDYPRPDGDGFSVSVDGARTGDDGWSLVRVGLATRGESADTERPPAALTFVIDVSGSMAEPGRLDLVKRSLGLMTDRLRPDDSIALVTFSDTAKTVLPMTRLGESGDDGAGRTRVHRAVEGLEPIQSTNLEAGITTGYDTAVRGRKEGATNRVVLLSDALANTGATSADGILDRISDARRQHGITLFGVGVGSDYGDALMERLADKGDGHTTYVSNEEDAREVFCEQLPAHIELRARDAKAQVSFDPATVEQFRLIGYDNRQVADDDFRDDSVDGGEIGPGHTVTALYAVRTEPGAGGHLATASVRWLDPDSRAPHEESGRIEAADLDGSLREADAGLQVTAVAAYFADGLRAAVPPGAPVDRDLPEPAPATPSLTELSERAHALPVRTKQVRELTSSIDEAARLSGDF from the coding sequence ATGGGGACTCGGCGGAGCGGACGGGCCGGAAGGATGCGGCAAGGGGTGCTCGCCATGGCCGTGGCGGGCGGCCTCGCACTGGCCGGCTGCGTCGGCGGCGACGCGGACCGGACCAGCGGCGACGGCGGCGAGAAGCGTGACAGCGCGCCGATGCCCGCCCCCGCGCCCGCCCTGCCGAACGGCGGCGCGAGCCAGGCGCCCGGCGAGCAACAGGGCCAGGACCAGCGGGAGTTCGCACCCGACCACCTCTCCACGTTCGCCCTGGACGTCGACACCGCCTCGTACGGCTTCGCGCGCCGCACCCTCGCCGAAGGACGCCTGCCCGATCCGTCGACGGTCCGGCCCGAGGAGTTCGTCAACAGCTTCCGGCAGGACTACCCGCGGCCCGACGGCGACGGCTTCTCCGTGAGCGTGGACGGCGCCCGTACGGGCGACGACGGCTGGTCACTGGTCCGGGTCGGCCTCGCCACCCGCGGCGAATCCGCGGACACCGAACGTCCGCCCGCCGCCCTCACCTTCGTCATCGACGTGTCCGGCTCCATGGCGGAGCCGGGCCGCCTCGACCTCGTGAAGCGGTCGCTCGGCCTCATGACCGACCGGCTGCGCCCCGACGACTCAATCGCCCTGGTCACCTTCAGCGACACGGCGAAGACGGTGCTGCCGATGACGCGCCTGGGGGAGAGCGGGGACGACGGGGCGGGCCGTACGCGCGTGCACCGGGCCGTCGAGGGCCTGGAGCCCATCCAGTCCACCAACCTCGAAGCGGGCATCACCACCGGCTACGACACGGCGGTGCGCGGCAGGAAGGAAGGCGCCACCAACCGGGTCGTCCTGCTCTCCGACGCCCTCGCCAACACGGGGGCGACCAGCGCGGACGGCATCCTGGACCGCATCTCGGACGCCCGCAGGCAGCACGGCATCACTCTCTTCGGCGTCGGCGTCGGCAGCGACTACGGAGACGCCCTGATGGAGCGGCTCGCCGACAAGGGTGACGGCCACACGACGTACGTGTCGAACGAGGAGGACGCGCGCGAGGTGTTCTGCGAACAGCTTCCCGCCCACATCGAGCTGCGCGCCCGCGACGCGAAGGCGCAGGTGTCCTTCGACCCGGCGACGGTCGAACAGTTCCGGCTCATCGGGTACGACAACCGGCAGGTCGCCGACGACGACTTCCGCGACGACTCCGTGGACGGCGGGGAGATCGGCCCCGGCCACACAGTGACGGCGCTGTACGCGGTGCGGACCGAGCCGGGCGCCGGCGGTCACCTGGCCACGGCGAGCGTGCGCTGGCTCGACCCCGACAGCCGGGCGCCGCACGAGGAGTCGGGCCGTATCGAGGCGGCCGACCTCGACGGGTCGCTCCGGGAGGCGGACGCGGGCCTCCAGGTCACCGCGGTGGCGGCGTACTTCGCGGACGGCCTGCGCGCGGCCGTCCCGCCCGGCGCCCCCGTGGACCGTGACCTGCCCGAACCGGCCCCCGCCACGCCGTCCCTCACGGAACTCTCCGAACGGGCCCACGCGCTGCCGGTCCGCACGAAGCAGGTCCGCGAACTGACGTCGTCCATCGACGAGGCGGCGCGCTTGAGCGGGGACTTCTGA
- a CDS encoding ABC transporter permease: MSATLERPTAPGYRARRTLPLRVEAVRQLKRRRTLVMGGIMALLPIVLVIAFAVAGGSPGSRNGDVTLMDTATASAANFAATCLFVSAGFLLVIPVALFCGDTVASEASWSSLRYLLAAPVPRARLLWSKMAVALGMSAAAMVLLPLVALAVGTVAYGWGPLDIPTGGTLPAGTATRRLLVVVAYIFVSQLVTAGLAFWLSTKTDAPLGAVGGAVGLTIVGNVLDAVTALGDWRDFLPAHWQFAWADAIQPQAEWGGMIQGSAISVSYALVLFALAFRGFARKDVVS, translated from the coding sequence ATGAGCGCCACCCTGGAGCGCCCGACCGCGCCCGGCTACCGCGCGCGGCGGACCCTGCCCCTGCGCGTCGAGGCGGTCCGCCAGCTGAAGCGCCGCCGCACGCTCGTCATGGGCGGCATCATGGCGCTCCTGCCGATCGTGCTCGTCATCGCGTTCGCCGTCGCGGGCGGCTCACCCGGCTCCCGCAACGGCGACGTGACCCTCATGGACACGGCCACGGCATCGGCGGCCAACTTCGCCGCGACGTGCCTGTTCGTCTCGGCGGGCTTCCTGCTCGTCATCCCCGTCGCGCTGTTCTGCGGCGACACCGTGGCCTCCGAGGCGAGCTGGTCCTCGCTGCGCTACCTGCTGGCCGCGCCCGTGCCGCGGGCCCGGCTGCTCTGGTCCAAGATGGCCGTCGCCCTCGGCATGAGCGCCGCCGCGATGGTGCTGCTGCCGCTCGTCGCGCTGGCGGTCGGCACGGTGGCGTACGGCTGGGGACCGCTGGACATCCCGACCGGCGGCACGCTCCCCGCGGGCACGGCGACCCGGCGCCTGCTCGTCGTCGTCGCGTACATCTTCGTCTCCCAACTGGTCACCGCCGGCCTCGCGTTCTGGCTGTCCACGAAGACGGACGCGCCGCTCGGCGCGGTCGGCGGCGCGGTAGGCCTGACCATCGTCGGCAACGTCCTGGACGCGGTGACGGCGCTCGGCGACTGGCGCGACTTCCTCCCCGCGCACTGGCAGTTCGCCTGGGCCGACGCGATCCAGCCGCAGGCGGAATGGGGCGGCATGATCCAGGGCTCGGCGATCTCGGTGTCGTACGCGCTGGTGCTGTTCGCGCTGGCTTTCCGGGGGTTCGCGCGGAAGGACGTGGTGTCCTGA